DNA from Calditrichota bacterium:
TTGAATATCTTTTTTGAAGGCTTCGGGGCCGCCGGGAGTTTCAAGGATTTTGGGGATGTTTTCCAACCGGGGATCTGTCATAATCCAGCGAAAGGCATCCACTCCGATCAGCCCTTTGCCAATATTTTCATGACGATCCACACGGCTGCCCAAAGGCTTTTTGGAATCATTCAAGTGGATGGCATAAAGATTTTCCAGTCCGAGGATTTCATCAAACCGGACCATGGTTTCTTCGTAGGCCTCGCGGGTGCGAATATCGTAGCCGGCAGCAAAAATATGGGCGGTGTCCAGACAGATTCCGGTGCGTTCTTTTCTCTCCACCCCGTTACGAATGGTAGCCAATTGCTCGAACGTGTACCCCAGATTCGTGCCCTGGCCGGCGGTGGTTTCAAGCAGGAGGCGTACCGTGTAGTCAGGGCGCTGATCGAGCACAACATTGAGACTTTCGATGATTTGGTTTAATCCAAAGGCTTCGGTTGCCTTCAAATAGGAGCCCGGATGAAATACCAAATCGGGCACACCCAAGAGTTCGGCACGATCCATTTCATCCAGAAAAGCCTCCCGGGATTTTTCCAGCAGCGTTTCATCCGGGCTCCCCAAATTAATCAGGTAGGAATCGTGAATAACAACCGCCTCAATTGTTGACTCTTCCCAGGCGCGCTTAAATTTTTCGGCATCTTCCGAAGAAATCGGTTTGCCCACCCACTGACTCTGAT
Protein-coding regions in this window:
- the nfo gene encoding deoxyribonuclease IV, producing the protein MLLGAHVSIAKGVYLAPERGEEIGANAIQIFSKNQSQWVGKPISSEDAEKFKRAWEESTIEAVVIHDSYLINLGSPDETLLEKSREAFLDEMDRAELLGVPDLVFHPGSYLKATEAFGLNQIIESLNVVLDQRPDYTVRLLLETTAGQGTNLGYTFEQLATIRNGVERKERTGICLDTAHIFAAGYDIRTREAYEETMVRFDEILGLENLYAIHLNDSKKPLGSRVDRHENIGKGLIGVDAFRWIMTDPRLENIPKILETPGGPEAFKKDIQ